One Setaria viridis chromosome 3, Setaria_viridis_v4.0, whole genome shotgun sequence DNA window includes the following coding sequences:
- the LOC117847315 gene encoding protein SMALL AUXIN UP-REGULATED RNA 12-like, which yields MAKCSSKIRYIVWLRQTLRRWRSRAAARAAVAAAGEAVVPAGHVAVCVGGASRRFVVRAAHLNHPVFRELLRQAEEEYGFPSGACAGPIALPCDEGLFEHVLRHLSSPSKSSRFVTLEDLKSGALSCCCVAAAGDSLPLLHGISADKAVW from the coding sequence ATGGCGAAATGCAGCAGCAAGATCCGCTACATCGTGTGGCTCCGGCAGACGCTTCGGCGGTGGCGGTcacgcgccgcggcgcgcgcggcggtggcggcggccggcgaggcggtggtCCCGGCGGGGCACGTGGCGGTGTGCGTCGGCGGCGCGTCGCGGCGGTTCGTGGTGCGGGCGGCGCACCTGAACCACCCGGTGTTCCGGGAGCTGCTCcggcaggcggaggaggagtaCGGCTTCCCATCCGGAGCCTGCGCGGGCCCCATCGCGCTCCCCTGCGACGAGGGCCTCTTCGAGCACGTCCTCCGCCACCTCTCCTCCCCGTCCAAGTCCTCCCGGTTCGTCACCCTCGAGGACCTCAAGAGCGGCGCGCTCTCCTGCtgctgcgtcgccgccgccggcgactcgCTCCCGCTCCTCCATGGCATCTCCGCCGACAAGGCCGTGTGGTGA
- the LOC117850439 gene encoding auxin-responsive protein SAUR24, whose translation MCKVVITIPSLVWLRRAVRRWRSRTSGKGGAADAAAVPAGHVAVCVEGGGGGGGGSAAPRRFVVRLAHLSHPAFLELLRQAEEEYGFPAAPGPIALPCDEDHFLDVLHRVSSSSSSPYSCCCGPAVSRRARGDARSLLQGMAVEKLVC comes from the coding sequence ATGTGCAAGGTCGTGATCACGATCCCGTCGCTCGTCTGGCTGCGCCGTgccgtgcggcggtggcggtcgcGCACCTCCGGCAAGGGAGGAGcggcggacgccgcggcggtgccggcggggcACGTGGCGGTGtgcgtggagggcggcggcggcggcggcggcgggtcggcggcgccgaggcggtTCGTGGTGCGGCTGGCGCATCTCAGCCACCCGGCGTTCCTGGAGCTGCTGcggcaggcggaggaggagtaCGGCTtcccggccgcgcccggccCCATCGCGCTCCCCTGCGACGAGGATCACTTCCTCGATGTCCTCCACCGcgtgtcctcctcctcctcctcgccctacTCCTGCTGCTGCGGGCCGGCCGtctcgcggcgcgcgcgcggcgacgcGCGTTCGCTGCTGCAGGGCATGGCCGTGGAGAAGCTCGTCTGCTAA
- the LOC117850433 gene encoding auxin-responsive protein SAUR19-like: MCKVVITIPSLVWLRRTVRRWRSRATAATEASSSRSGAAVPAGHVAVCVEGGGCGSRRFVVQLAHLSHPTFRDLLRQAEEEYGFPAAPGPIALPCDEDHFLDVLHRVSSSSSSRSSCCCGPAVRRGRGDARPLLQGMAVEKLAC; the protein is encoded by the coding sequence ATGTGCAAGGTCGTGATCACGATCCCGTCGCTCGTCTGGCTGCGCCGCACCGTGCGCCGGTGGCGgtcccgcgccaccgccgcaacggaggcctcctcctcgcgctccggCGCCGCGGTGCCGGCGGGGCACGTGGCGGTGTGCGTGGAAGGCGGCGGGTGCGGCTCGAGGCGGTTCGTGGTGCAGCTGGCGCACCTCAGCCACCCGACGTTCCGGGACCTGCTGcggcaggcggaggaggagtaCGGCTTCCCGGCGGCCCCCGGGCCCATCGCGCTCCCCTGCGACGAGGACCACTTCCTCGACGTCCTCCACCGCGTgtcttcgtcgtcgtcctcgcgctCCTCATGCTGCTGCGGGCCGGCCGTGCgacgcgggcgcggcgacgCCCGGCCGCTGCTGCAGGGGATGGCCGTGGAGAAGCTCGCCTGTTGA
- the LOC117850311 gene encoding U3 small nucleolar ribonucleoprotein protein IMP3-like, whose translation MRKLKFHEQKLLKKTNFLEYDKGKGHREGLVTQRYRIVERDDYKKYNGICLMVQKQVNIIKQMDPRDPFRIEMTGMLLDKLYNMGVISTKSSLVKCENLSVSSFCRRRLATVMTRIKMS comes from the exons ATGAGGAAGCTCAAGTTCCACGAGCAGAAGCTGCTCAAGAAGACCAACTTCTTGGAGTACGATAAGGGTAAGGGACACCGCGAAGGTCTCGTCACGCAGCGCTACCGCATCGTCGAGAGGGACGACTACAAGAA GTACAACGGGATATGCTTGATGGTGCAGAAGCAAGTGAACATCATCAAGCAGATGGACCCGAGGGACCCTTTCAGGATCGAGATGACAGGCATGCTGCTCGATAAGCT GTATAATATGGGTGTAATTTCGACAAAAAGCAGCTTGGTTAAGTGTGAGAACCTTTCAGTGAGCTCCTTCTGCAG AAGAAGACTTGCAACGGTAATGACAAGGATCAAGATGTCATAA
- the LOC117847669 gene encoding uncharacterized protein, producing the protein MPDIKAVAAKLLDRSRRKEVESRQRETAANPRTKLLENLPTLRKPKDPDTRDAVASSRDKEMVLHVARSIVSVSSSIATDGNFIWQCTGIVVGWDEAKKCARILTSYDIVSHTGALLDPKPKIHVRLPNKIVSEGQLLFFNKHYNIALLEITADFPLQLPSFGSSPNYGQEVFVLARDEDSFLLARHGTIVWIDEPDYSSCNYHMFLSCELPGGNGGAAIDHNGNVIGMAFDCFKEYPAMLVSISTILTCIEMWMKFSRIARPIMQGLRLRSVELLDVSSREEISYSYNINSGYIVDTV; encoded by the exons ATGCCGGATAtcaaggcggtggcggcgaagttGCTGGACCGGAGCAGGAGGAAGGAGGTGGAGAGCCGGCAacgggagacggcggcga ATCCTCGCACCAAGCTTCTTGAAAATCTTCCTACCCTGAGAAAGCCAAAGGATCCTGACACCCGCGACGCTGTGGCCAGCTCAAGAGACAAGGAGATGGTTCTGCACGTGGCACGCTCCATCGTCAGTGTTTCCTCGTCCATTGCAACCG ATGGGAATTTCATTTGGCAATGCACTGGCATTGTTGTCGGTTGGGACGAGGCCAAGAAGTGCGCTAGAATATTGACTAGTTATGACATTGTCAGCCACACTGGTGCATTGCTTGATCCCAAGCCCAAG ATACATGTTCGCTTGCCAAATAAGATTGTCTCAGAGGGGCAACTTCTGTTCTTCAATAAACACTATAATATTGCTCTACTAGAGATCACGGCAGATTTTCCGTTACAGCTCCCTTCTTTTGGATCAAGCCCAAACTATGGTCAAGAGGTTTTTGTGTTGGCTAGGGACGAAGATTCGTTCTTGTTGGCTAGGCATGGGACAATCGTGTGGATAGATGAACCAGATTATTCGTCATGCAACTACCATATGTTTCTCAGCTGCGAACTCCCTGGGG GTAATGGTGGGGCGGCGATTGACCATAACGGCAATGTTATAGGGATGGCATTCGATTGTTTCAAAGAATATCCTGCTATGCTTGTGTCCATCTCTACGATCCTCACATGCATTGAAATGTGGATGAAGTTTAG TCGTATTGCTCGCCCCATTATGCAAGGTTTGCGCTTAAGGTCAGTGGAATTGTTGGATGTGTCAAGCAGAGAGGAGATATCTTATAGCTACAACATTAACAGTGGTTACATTGTTGATACGGTATGA